In the genome of Halosolutus amylolyticus, the window CGAGATACCGGCATCACTCACCCCTACGACCGAGCAGGGGTATCGCTTGCGGGCGAAGCGTCACTTATGCGCTCGCCCACCGAACAGCGACCGATGACTGACGCAGCCGACTGCGAGCCGAGGCCCGCCGGACAGGACGAGACCGAGCGCGACGACGCCCACCTCGACGACGTCGAAGAAGGGGCCGGCTGCACGGAGATCTGGGAGCATCTCGCCGAACAGCGCGACGAGTGAGCCGAGATATTCGCCACGAGAGCGACTCTTTTGCCTCCGAGACACGTACTGAACGACCATGACCGACAACCGCTCCGGTGATCGATCCACCGACCGCGACGAACCCGATCGATCGATCCCGACGGACCGCGAATCGCCGGTCGGCGCACCCGTCATTCGGGGCGACGAATCGGTCACCGGTCCGCACGCCCGGGAGGCCGTCCAGTTCGATCCCACCGATCCCGACAGCGTCGCGGACGCCGCCGAGACCGTCCGCCGGTTCGCCTCCGACGACACCGCCGACGATCACCTCTACATGCTCCGCGGGGCCGCCGCCTCGGCCGCACTCGTCCGTGGCGAAGGCTCCTACAAGGCCGCCGCCGAACGCGCCGGCGGAGACGCCTCCGTCTCGTTCATCCGCAAGTGGGCCCGGGTCCACGACCTGCCGCGATCGGTCCGGAAACAGGTCGCACTCGGCCAGATCGCGCCGACCGCCG includes:
- a CDS encoding DUF7119 family protein; its protein translation is MTDNRSGDRSTDRDEPDRSIPTDRESPVGAPVIRGDESVTGPHAREAVQFDPTDPDSVADAAETVRRFASDDTADDHLYMLRGAAASAALVRGEGSYKAAAERAGGDASVSFIRKWARVHDLPRSVRKQVALGQIAPTAAKHIARVGGEARLLLAWAALDGDLTVRDVRSVASAINNGAPIERALADHGVQLGQLEVTLSPERYRDLRRRASIDGVDPGEIVTEALDEYFE